In a genomic window of Telopea speciosissima isolate NSW1024214 ecotype Mountain lineage chromosome 5, Tspe_v1, whole genome shotgun sequence:
- the LOC122661747 gene encoding suppressor of RPS4-RLD 1-like, translating into MTYYWYNFMPLSRGSAVVGFVVLLGLFHAANVEVTESIPQGLQVDWEANILTSDPNSYVDSIKRWLYPSLKIKTSWKEYPDVQSAFTTTGSVIAALSSYDDSVVYIHECVSKPP; encoded by the exons ATGACTTATTACTG GTACAACTTCATGCCTCTGTCAAGAGGATCTGCAGTTGTTGGATTTGTGGTTCTGCTTGGATTGTTCCATGCTGCCAACGTAGAGGTCACAGAGAGCATCCCACAAGGTTTGCAGGTGGATTGGGAAGCCAATATTCTGACCTCTGACCCCAACTCGTATGTGGATTCCATAAAGCGTTGGCTGTAcccatctcttaaaatcaaGACCTCCTGGAAAGAGTATCCAGATGTACAGTCAGCATTTACAACAACAGGATCAGTCATTGCTGCTCTAAGCTCTTATGATGACTCAGTTGTTTACATTCATGAATGTGTAAGTAAGCCACCGTAG
- the LOC122661748 gene encoding protein ACCELERATED CELL DEATH 6-like, translated as MDPRLYRSAVEGDIFLLRKVVIQAEQPDLLLYNITTQKNNVLHIAVRSSRKEFIKHVIRICPSLLAQPNSNGDTPLHIAAKEGLLEMLDLLVQSLCSVNPNVTTTIVTEELSKMILLLNGYPSLYVAESGGPLRVVPFILEASPLSLYTNSAGRTTLHQAIIANSSDSDVRGWAETFPEMIKKKDEYGSNPLHYASYFGFSNSVFILLQTDKSCAYEPDMSGMYAHLLAAQKGHDSVIRELNEHCPDCFELFDSQGRSALHIAAESVESERVFWFLTEKTHHHINLQDKRGYTPLLLASKNQNESVLASLRDHPKVRGSAVLERQLEVLRQVADESGREAGKVDISIVAGLSRRLKDKANIHLLVATIIATVSFAAGINMPGGYKGGDGPYQGMATLTKKAAFQVFVVSNSLAFCFSVASIAIHFMIIIECRVINRAVLLLCALFLTFVGLIGMVTAFISGTIAVLASSGALWVASSIICCCFFLVFYVVIGPPFRNRRGDGQEKDINQLHDREDESPFLYKLTDFLLEDSK; from the exons ATGGATCCCAGACTGTACCGTTCTGCAGTTGAAGGGGACATATTTCTCCTTCGTAAGGTAGTGATTCAAGCCGAACAACCAGACTTACTCCTTTACAACATCACAACCCAAAAGAACAATGTTCTTCACATTGCAGTAAGATCAAGTCGCAAGGAATTCATAAAACATGTAATTCGTATTTGTCCATCTCTTTTGGCTCAGCCCAACTCCAATGGTGACACTCCACTACATATTGCAGCAAAGGAAGGCCTCTTAGAAATGCTTGACCTTCTGGTTCAATCCTTGTGCAGTGTCAATCCCAATGTCACTACCACGATAGTTACTGAGGAGCTGTCGAAGATGATTTTGTTGCTCAATGGGTACCCTTCCTTGTATGTTGCTGAGAGTGGAGGCCCACTTCGCGTCGTGCCTTTTATCTTAGAAGCTTCTCCTCTGTCTCTCTACACCAACTCCGCAGGCAGAACCACTTTGCATCAAGCAATAATCGCTAATAGTTCAG aTAGCGATGTACGCGGGTGGGCAGAAACATTTCCAGAGAtgataaagaaaaaagatgaaTATGGGTCGAATCCATTGCATTACGCCTCATACTTTGGTTTCTCCAACTCTGTTTTCATTTTGCTGCAAACTGATAAATCTTGTGCTTATGAGCCTGATATGAGTGGCATGTATGCCCATCTTCTTGCTGCTCAAAAAGGCCATGACTCTGTAATTAGGGAATTGAACGAACATTGCCCAGATTGTTTTGAATTGTTTGATAGTCAAGGCCGGTCTGCACTTCACATTGCTGCGGAGTCTGTAGAATCAGAGAgggttttttggtttcttaCAGAGAAAACTCATCATCATATCAATTTGCAGGACAAGAGAGGATACACACCATTGCTTCTGGCAtctaaaaaccaaaatgaatCTGTTTTGGCCAGTCTAAGAGATCACCCCAAAGTTCGTGGCAGTGCAGTACTTGAACGCCAATTGGAGGTTCTTCGTCAAGTTGCTGATGAGTCTGGCCGAGAAGCAGGAAAGGTTGACATATCTATTGTAGCTGGTCTATCTCGTCGCCTAAAGGACAAAGCGAATATCCATTTGTTGGTGGCAACAATTATAGCCACAGTAAGCTTTGCTGCTGGTATCAACATGCCTGGTGGGTACAAAGGTGGTGATGGTCCATATCAAGGAATGGCTACCTTAACAAAGAAGGCAGCTTTCCAAGTATTTGTGGTGTCAAATTCTCTAGCTTTCTGTTTCTCAGTTGCCTCCATTGCAATCCACTTCATGATTATTATTGAGTGCCGTGTTATAAACCGTGCAGTTTTACTCTTGTGTGCTCTGTTTCTAACTTTCGTGGGCCTTATAGGAATGGTAACAGCATTCATTTCAGGCACGATTGCAGTGTTAGCTTCCTCTGGTGCTCTCTGGGTAGCCTCTTCTATAATTTGTTGCTGCTTTTTCTTGGTTTTCTATGTGGTCATAGGACCACCTTTCAGAAACAGAAGAGGAGATGGGCAAGAGAAAGACATAAACCAACTTCATGACAGGGAAGATGAAAGCCCGTTTCTATACAAACTTACTGATTTTTTGCTTGAAGATTCCAAATGA